From a single Okeanomitos corallinicola TIOX110 genomic region:
- a CDS encoding NAD(P)H-quinone oxidoreductase subunit 4, with protein sequence MNPIQIPWLSAIILLPLMASLAIPFIPDKEGKTVRWYGLGVAFADLALMIYAVWQGYDFQNSALQMTESYPWIPQIGLNWAVGIDGLSMPLVLLTGLINTLAVFAAWKVTTKPRLFYALMLVMYSAQLGVFLAQDLLLFFLMWEIELVPVYLLISIWGGQNRRYAATKFILYTAAASIFILVAGLTMAFYGDSFTFNMTELGLKEYPQLLELALYAGFLIAYGVKLPIFPFHTWLPDAHSEASAPGSMILAGVLLKMGGYALIRFNVEMLSDAHAVFAPVLAILGVVNIVYGACCAFAQTNLKRRLAYSSIAHMGFVLIGIASYTEIGISGAMLQMVSHGLIAASLFFLSGVTYERTHTLMMDKMGGLAKVMPRTFALFTIGSMASLALPGMSGFVGELMVFLGIGTSDVYSSSFKVVVIFLSAVGVILTPIYLLSMLRQVFYGQQSEELHLDNVVADVKPRELFITACLLLPIIGIGFYPKLVTETYDVKTVDVATHARQVLPVVARQQPTSLYSQVFAAPTLASAE encoded by the coding sequence ATGAATCCGATACAAATTCCTTGGCTGTCAGCCATAATTTTATTGCCCCTGATGGCATCCTTAGCAATTCCCTTCATTCCCGACAAAGAGGGTAAAACCGTCCGCTGGTATGGCTTAGGAGTAGCCTTTGCAGACTTAGCATTAATGATTTATGCAGTTTGGCAGGGTTACGACTTCCAAAATTCAGCTTTACAAATGACAGAAAGCTACCCTTGGATACCTCAAATTGGTTTAAACTGGGCAGTAGGAATTGATGGTTTATCCATGCCCTTGGTACTACTAACCGGATTAATTAATACACTTGCAGTATTCGCGGCTTGGAAAGTAACCACTAAGCCGCGTTTATTTTATGCCTTAATGTTGGTGATGTATAGCGCCCAATTGGGTGTATTCCTCGCCCAAGATTTATTATTGTTCTTCTTAATGTGGGAAATTGAATTAGTCCCTGTTTATTTATTAATTTCTATTTGGGGAGGCCAAAACCGCCGTTACGCAGCTACTAAATTTATTCTCTACACAGCGGCAGCATCTATATTTATTCTCGTAGCTGGTTTAACAATGGCGTTTTATGGTGATAGCTTCACCTTCAACATGACAGAATTGGGACTCAAAGAATATCCCCAACTTTTAGAACTAGCTTTATATGCAGGTTTCTTAATTGCTTATGGTGTCAAACTGCCTATTTTCCCCTTCCATACTTGGTTGCCCGATGCCCACAGTGAAGCATCTGCGCCTGGTTCGATGATTTTGGCTGGTGTGTTGTTAAAAATGGGTGGTTATGCTCTAATTCGCTTCAACGTAGAAATGTTAAGCGATGCCCATGCTGTTTTCGCGCCAGTTTTAGCAATTTTAGGTGTAGTTAATATTGTTTACGGTGCTTGTTGTGCCTTTGCCCAAACCAACCTCAAACGCCGTTTAGCTTACTCTTCCATTGCCCACATGGGTTTTGTCTTAATCGGCATTGCCTCTTATACCGAAATTGGTATTAGTGGTGCGATGTTACAAATGGTTTCCCACGGTTTAATTGCTGCTAGTTTATTCTTCCTTTCTGGTGTTACCTACGAACGCACCCATACTTTGATGATGGATAAAATGGGCGGTCTGGCTAAGGTAATGCCCAGAACTTTTGCCCTGTTTACTATCGGTTCAATGGCTTCTCTGGCTTTACCCGGTATGAGTGGTTTTGTGGGTGAGTTGATGGTGTTCTTGGGTATTGGTACTAGCGACGTTTATAGTTCCAGTTTCAAGGTTGTAGTTATTTTCTTATCTGCTGTGGGTGTGATTTTAACACCTATCTATTTACTCTCCATGTTGCGTCAAGTGTTCTACGGTCAGCAAAGTGAAGAGTTACATTTAGATAATGTAGTTGCTGATGTGAAACCCCGTGAGTTGTTCATCACTGCTTGTTTGTTATTGCCTATCATCGGTATTGGTTTTTATCCTAAGTTGGTTACAGAAACCTATGATGTGAAAACGGTAGATGTTGCTACTCATGCGCGTCAAGTATTGCCTGTTGTGGCTCGTCAACAACCTACAAGTTTATATTCTCAGGTGTTTGCTGCTCCCACTTTGGCTAGTGCTGAGTAG
- the thrB gene encoding homoserine kinase codes for MSVVSNVTVKVPATTANLGPGFDCIGAALQLHNEVTFTLNNSGLIIQASGIEAEKVQTDKSNLLYQAFTKLYNYIEQTPPSVKIEIKLGIPLARGLGSSATAIVGGLVAANVLAGLPLSDVQVMELAIAMEGHPDNVVPAFLGGCRLAATSSNGWEICDITWHRNIIPVVAIPDFELSTSEARLVLPTEVSRGDAIFNTAHFGLLLRGLATNREEWLKAALQDKLHQPYRQALIPGYDAVEKAAVAAGAYGIVISGAGPTLLALTDPLHTQMVASAMTNAWKQVGIKSTVRSLPIDVQGAVVL; via the coding sequence ATGTCTGTAGTTTCTAATGTTACTGTTAAAGTTCCTGCTACAACTGCAAATTTAGGACCCGGTTTTGATTGTATTGGTGCGGCTTTACAACTTCATAATGAGGTTACTTTTACTCTCAATAATAGTGGGTTAATTATTCAAGCCTCTGGGATAGAAGCGGAAAAGGTGCAAACTGATAAAAGTAATTTGTTATATCAGGCTTTTACAAAGTTGTATAACTATATAGAACAAACTCCGCCATCTGTGAAAATTGAAATCAAGTTGGGTATACCTCTAGCAAGGGGTTTAGGCAGTTCTGCTACTGCTATTGTGGGGGGTTTAGTGGCGGCAAATGTGTTGGCAGGTTTACCTTTGTCTGATGTGCAGGTGATGGAATTGGCGATCGCTATGGAAGGACATCCTGATAATGTTGTCCCGGCTTTTTTGGGGGGATGTCGTTTAGCCGCTACTAGCAGTAATGGATGGGAAATTTGTGATATTACCTGGCACAGAAATATTATCCCAGTAGTAGCAATTCCTGATTTTGAACTGTCAACTTCTGAAGCTAGGCTAGTTTTACCCACAGAGGTAAGTCGTGGTGATGCAATTTTTAATACTGCTCATTTTGGTTTGTTGTTACGAGGTTTGGCAACTAATCGGGAAGAATGGTTAAAGGCGGCTTTACAAGATAAGTTACATCAACCCTATCGTCAGGCTTTAATTCCTGGTTACGATGCTGTGGAAAAAGCTGCGGTTGCTGCTGGTGCTTATGGCATAGTAATTAGTGGTGCTGGCCCGACTTTGTTAGCTTTAACTGATCCATTACATACACAAATGGTAGCATCAGCCATGACTAATGCTTGGAAACAGGTGGGAATAAAATCTACAGTGCGATCGCTTCCCATTGATGTTCAAGGAGCGGTAGTTTTGTAA
- a CDS encoding NAD(P)H-quinone oxidoreductase subunit 4 produces the protein MMADQFPWLTAIILFPLLASFLIPVLPDKDGKIVRWYALGVGIADFALMCCAFWLHYNPSDTNFQLVENYAWMPLLGLNWSVGVDGISAPLVLLAGFVTTLAIFSAWQVDRRPKLFYFLMLVLYAAQIGVFVAKDLMLFFIMWEVELVPVYLLVCIWGGQKRRYAATKFILYTAAASIFILVAALAMGLYGDGNISFDITSLASQDYPLTLQLLLYAGLFMAFGVKLAIFPLHTWLPDAHGEASSPVSMILAGVLLKMGGYGLIRLNMELLPDAHIYFAPVLAVLGVVNIIYGALNSFAQTNMKRRLAFSSISHMGFVLLGLASFTDLGMNGAMLQMISHGLIASVLFFLAGVTYDRTHTMVMKDMGGIGQAMPVVFALFTISAMASLALPGMSGFVGELSVFVGVTTSDVYSSTFCTVTVFLAAVGVILTPIYLLSMLRQVFYGKDLALICDIDNAGSENLEDEGTACFGTDCLLPNQSFYGDARPREVFIAACFLVLIIGIGFYPKVAMQMYDAKTVAVNARVRQSYTVISQTNPGIYAGGFSSHKVAEVEVNSVLATVK, from the coding sequence ATGATGGCGGATCAATTTCCTTGGCTCACCGCAATTATCCTTTTTCCTCTCCTAGCATCTTTTTTAATTCCTGTACTACCTGATAAAGATGGCAAAATTGTCCGCTGGTATGCTTTAGGTGTGGGTATCGCTGACTTTGCGTTAATGTGTTGTGCATTTTGGCTACATTACAATCCTAGTGATACGAATTTTCAATTAGTTGAAAATTATGCCTGGATGCCCTTATTAGGACTAAACTGGTCTGTAGGAGTAGATGGTATTTCCGCGCCTTTGGTACTTTTAGCAGGGTTTGTCACTACCCTGGCAATTTTTTCTGCATGGCAAGTTGACCGCAGACCAAAGCTGTTTTACTTCCTGATGTTGGTGTTATATGCAGCACAAATTGGGGTGTTTGTTGCCAAAGACTTGATGTTATTTTTCATCATGTGGGAAGTAGAATTAGTTCCCGTATATCTATTAGTTTGTATTTGGGGTGGTCAAAAACGCCGCTACGCCGCGACAAAGTTTATACTATACACCGCCGCAGCTTCTATATTTATCTTAGTAGCTGCCCTAGCAATGGGTTTATATGGTGACGGTAACATTAGTTTTGATATCACCTCCTTAGCCAGTCAAGATTATCCCCTCACTTTACAGTTACTGCTGTATGCAGGTTTGTTTATGGCTTTTGGGGTCAAATTGGCTATTTTCCCCTTACATACCTGGTTGCCAGATGCCCACGGTGAGGCTTCTTCTCCTGTATCTATGATTTTGGCTGGTGTATTGCTGAAAATGGGCGGTTACGGTTTAATTCGCCTAAATATGGAACTTTTACCCGATGCCCATATTTACTTTGCACCGGTTCTAGCAGTTCTCGGTGTTGTCAATATTATCTATGGTGCGTTAAATTCCTTTGCCCAAACCAATATGAAAAGGCGTTTGGCCTTTTCCTCTATTTCTCACATGGGTTTTGTGTTACTAGGTTTAGCCTCTTTCACCGACTTGGGTATGAATGGGGCTATGTTGCAAATGATATCCCACGGCTTAATTGCCTCCGTGTTATTCTTCCTGGCTGGTGTTACCTATGACCGCACCCACACAATGGTGATGAAAGACATGGGTGGTATTGGTCAAGCTATGCCTGTAGTGTTTGCCCTATTTACTATCAGTGCAATGGCATCTTTAGCTTTACCAGGGATGAGTGGCTTTGTAGGTGAATTATCGGTGTTTGTGGGTGTGACAACTAGCGATGTTTATAGTTCCACTTTCTGCACTGTGACAGTTTTCTTGGCTGCGGTGGGTGTCATCCTCACACCTATTTATCTACTTTCTATGCTGCGTCAGGTGTTTTATGGCAAGGATTTAGCCCTGATCTGTGATATTGATAATGCAGGTTCAGAAAATCTGGAAGATGAAGGTACAGCTTGTTTTGGGACGGATTGTCTATTACCAAATCAATCTTTTTATGGCGATGCGAGACCCCGTGAAGTGTTTATTGCAGCCTGTTTTCTAGTGTTGATTATTGGGATTGGTTTTTACCCCAAGGTAGCTATGCAGATGTATGATGCTAAAACTGTGGCTGTAAATGCGAGGGTACGTCAGTCTTATACTGTGATTTCTCAAACTAACCCTGGTATTTATGCTGGTGGTTTTTCAAGTCATAAGGTTGCTGAGGTGGAGGTTAACTCAGTTTTGGCTACGGTGAAGTAA
- a CDS encoding alanine--glyoxylate aminotransferase family protein: protein MTSTIAINDNQRLQLSPLEVPNRLLLGPGPSNAHPAVLQAMNTTPLGHLDPAFLAMMDEIQSLLRYVWQTENPHTIAVSGTGTAAMEATLANTVEPGDVVLIGVAGYFGNRLVDMAGRYGADVRTITKPWGQVFSVDEIKTALETHKPAILALVHAETSTGARQPLEDVGELCRQHGTLLLVDTVTSLGGVPIFLDEWGVDLAYSCSQKGLGCSPGASPFTMSPRAMEKLQQRETKVANWYLDMLLLGKYWGTERTYHHTAPINLYYGLREALRLVAEEGLGNCWQRHQTNVEYLWASLEEIGLQMHVAQEYRLPTLTTVCIPEGVDGKAVAKQLLLEHDIEVGGGLGELAGKVWRVGLMGFNSRPENVDRLVAALKQVLAK, encoded by the coding sequence ATGACATCTACAATTGCCATCAACGACAATCAACGTTTACAACTTTCACCTTTAGAAGTTCCCAACCGTTTATTACTCGGTCCTGGACCATCTAATGCCCATCCTGCGGTATTGCAGGCCATGAACACCACTCCTTTAGGGCATTTAGATCCAGCATTTTTAGCGATGATGGATGAAATACAATCTTTATTGCGCTATGTATGGCAAACAGAAAACCCCCACACTATTGCCGTTAGTGGTACAGGTACAGCAGCAATGGAAGCAACTTTAGCTAACACCGTAGAACCAGGAGATGTAGTATTAATTGGTGTAGCTGGTTATTTTGGTAATCGTTTAGTGGATATGGCCGGAAGATACGGTGCAGATGTACGCACCATCACCAAACCTTGGGGACAAGTATTTTCTGTAGATGAAATTAAGACAGCTTTAGAAACCCACAAACCAGCAATTCTAGCTTTAGTTCATGCCGAAACTTCCACCGGCGCACGTCAACCCCTGGAAGATGTAGGAGAACTTTGCCGCCAACATGGAACTTTGCTGTTAGTAGATACCGTTACCAGCTTGGGTGGTGTTCCCATTTTTTTAGATGAGTGGGGTGTAGACTTAGCTTATAGTTGCAGTCAAAAGGGTTTAGGTTGTTCTCCTGGTGCTTCTCCCTTTACTATGAGTCCACGGGCAATGGAAAAATTGCAGCAGCGTGAGACTAAAGTTGCAAATTGGTATTTAGATATGTTGTTGTTAGGGAAATACTGGGGTACTGAACGCACATATCACCACACAGCACCGATTAATTTATATTATGGTTTACGGGAAGCTTTACGTTTAGTGGCAGAGGAAGGTTTAGGAAATTGTTGGCAGCGTCATCAAACAAATGTTGAGTATCTGTGGGCAAGTTTAGAAGAAATTGGTTTACAAATGCACGTTGCCCAGGAATACCGTTTACCAACTTTAACGACTGTGTGTATTCCTGAAGGGGTGGATGGAAAAGCAGTAGCAAAGCAGTTATTACTGGAACATGATATTGAAGTTGGCGGCGGTTTAGGAGAATTGGCGGGTAAAGTTTGGCGTGTAGGTTTGATGGGTTTTAATAGTCGTCCTGAAAATGTAGATCGTTTGGTGGCAGCTTTAAAACAAGTTTTAGCTAAATAG
- a CDS encoding DUF1499 domain-containing protein gives MIFSGKRPNNLGIKDGRLTPCPASPNCVCSQDTDSLHQIAPLNFTSTPAQALSQLKRIIQSLPRTKIITEAEDYLYVEFKTALMGFVDDVEFYLDRDLNTIHVRSASRLGYGDLGLNRQRIETIRAQFR, from the coding sequence ATGATTTTTTCAGGTAAAAGACCTAATAATTTAGGCATTAAAGATGGTAGATTAACACCCTGTCCTGCTAGTCCTAACTGTGTTTGTAGTCAGGATACTGATTCTTTGCATCAAATCGCACCGTTGAATTTTACATCTACCCCAGCACAAGCATTATCTCAACTCAAAAGAATTATTCAATCTTTACCTAGAACTAAGATAATTACGGAAGCTGAGGACTATTTATATGTAGAATTCAAAACTGCTTTGATGGGATTTGTAGATGATGTAGAATTTTATCTTGACCGTGATTTAAATACTATTCATGTACGTTCTGCCTCTCGTTTGGGTTATGGCGACTTAGGGCTAAATCGGCAACGAATAGAAACAATTCGCGCTCAATTTAGATGA
- a CDS encoding glycosyltransferase family 4 protein, which translates to MRIAQIAPLWERVPPPAYGGIELVVGLLTDELVRRGHEVTLFASGDSITLAKLSSAHPRALRLDQTIKESSIYELLNLALVYDQAENFDIIHSHAGHTPLAYTKLVKTPTVHTLHGIFTPDNEKIFKYANKQPYVSISNAQREPRLGLNYVGTIYNGIDVSSYEFYSQPINPPYLAFVGRISPEKGTHLAIEIAKKVDLPLKIAGKVDKVDVDYFEQDIKPQIDGKQIQYLGEANHAEKNVIMGAAYATLFPITWREPFGLVMVESMAAGTPVIAMRMGSTPEVIADSETGFLCNNITECTQAIEKVNRLNRYACRQYVESNFSVKQMTDGYEAVYKQILAEKLSQDNGYIRTNSVY; encoded by the coding sequence ATGAGAATTGCTCAGATTGCTCCACTATGGGAAAGAGTACCACCTCCAGCTTATGGTGGAATAGAGTTAGTAGTAGGTTTACTAACAGATGAATTAGTGAGAAGAGGACACGAAGTAACATTGTTTGCCTCTGGTGATTCTATCACCTTAGCTAAATTATCATCAGCCCATCCCCGTGCTTTAAGACTTGATCAAACCATCAAAGAATCCAGTATTTATGAATTACTCAACCTAGCGTTAGTATATGATCAAGCTGAAAATTTTGATATCATTCATTCCCATGCAGGACACACCCCCCTAGCATATACCAAGTTAGTCAAAACCCCAACTGTTCATACATTACATGGCATTTTCACCCCAGACAACGAAAAAATATTTAAATATGCCAATAAACAGCCCTATGTGAGTATTTCCAACGCCCAAAGAGAACCAAGACTAGGATTAAATTATGTAGGCACAATTTACAATGGTATTGATGTTAGTAGTTATGAATTTTATTCCCAACCAATCAACCCACCTTACCTAGCATTTGTAGGTAGGATATCCCCAGAAAAAGGAACACACTTAGCCATTGAAATTGCTAAAAAAGTAGATTTACCATTAAAAATAGCTGGCAAGGTAGATAAAGTAGATGTAGACTATTTTGAACAAGACATTAAACCCCAGATAGATGGTAAGCAAATTCAATATTTAGGTGAAGCTAATCATGCAGAAAAAAATGTGATCATGGGTGCAGCTTACGCCACCTTATTTCCCATTACTTGGCGAGAACCGTTTGGTTTAGTCATGGTAGAATCAATGGCCGCAGGTACACCAGTAATTGCCATGCGAATGGGTTCCACACCAGAAGTAATTGCCGATAGCGAAACGGGTTTTCTTTGTAATAACATCACAGAATGTACTCAAGCTATTGAAAAAGTAAACAGGTTAAACCGTTATGCTTGTCGGCAATATGTAGAAAGCAATTTTAGTGTCAAACAAATGACCGATGGTTACGAAGCAGTTTACAAACAGATTTTGGCGGAAAAACTATCTCAAGACAATGGATATATTCGCACTAATTCAGTTTATTAA
- a CDS encoding ABC transporter permease: protein MNISQHSKKKPITWQSVFSILVFVFMYLPIFVLGFYSFNQSPYSATWQGFTLEWYQKLFSDERILAAVKNSLLVAVSAVAVAAVLGTLMAVGLARYNFPGKKLYQGISYLPLLIPDIAIAVSTLVCLAAFAIPLSIWTIVAAHIVFCLAYIALVVSSRLNNLDPHLEEAALDLGANHIQAFIKVVLPQLMPGIISGCLLAFVLSLDDFLISSFTAGSGYNTLPMEIFSRIRSGVKPDINALSVMLISITGAVALIGELIRVSGEKKNNL from the coding sequence ATGAATATCTCTCAACACAGCAAAAAAAAGCCAATTACATGGCAATCAGTTTTCTCTATCCTGGTATTTGTGTTTATGTACCTGCCTATTTTTGTATTAGGCTTTTATAGTTTCAATCAGTCACCTTATAGCGCTACTTGGCAAGGTTTCACTTTAGAATGGTATCAAAAACTGTTTAGTGATGAGCGTATTCTTGCTGCTGTGAAAAATAGTCTGCTAGTTGCTGTTTCTGCTGTTGCTGTTGCTGCTGTTTTAGGAACTTTGATGGCTGTGGGGTTAGCACGTTATAATTTTCCTGGAAAAAAGTTGTATCAGGGAATATCTTATTTACCATTATTAATTCCTGATATTGCGATCGCAGTTTCTACTTTAGTCTGTTTAGCAGCTTTTGCTATTCCTTTGAGTATCTGGACAATTGTAGCTGCACATATAGTTTTTTGTCTTGCTTATATTGCCTTAGTTGTATCTTCCAGACTAAATAATTTAGATCCTCATTTGGAAGAAGCTGCTTTGGACTTAGGTGCAAATCATATTCAAGCTTTTATCAAAGTGGTTTTACCTCAATTAATGCCTGGTATTATATCTGGTTGTTTACTAGCTTTTGTTCTCAGTTTAGATGATTTTCTCATCTCTAGTTTTACCGCTGGTAGTGGTTATAATACCCTACCTATGGAAATCTTTAGCCGCATTAGAAGCGGAGTTAAACCAGATATAAATGCTCTTAGTGTGATGTTAATTTCTATTACCGGCGCTGTTGCTTTAATCGGTGAATTAATTCGGGTATCTGGTGAAAAGAAAAATAATTTGTAA
- the thrS gene encoding threonine--tRNA ligase: MSPNQENQPAEKIYLPRTSESETLKKIRHTASHVMAMAVQKLFPKAQVTIGPWIENGFYYDFDNPEPFSDKDLKSIKKEMIKIINRKLPVIREEVSREEATKRIEAIQEPYKLEILADIKEEPITIYHLGEEWWDLCAGPHVESTKDINPKALELESVAGAYWRGDETKAQLQRIYATAWETPEQLAEYKRRKEEALRRDHRKLGKELGLFIFADPVGPGLPLWTPKGTLLRTILEDFLKKEQLKRGYLPVVTPHIARVDLFKTSGHWQKYKEDMFPLMAEDEEAKALEQGFVLKPMNCPFHIQIYKSELRSYRELPMRLAEFGTVYRYEQSGELGGLTRVRGFTVDDSHLFVTPEQLDQEFLNVVDLILTVFRSLQLKNFKARLSFRDPASDKYIGSDEAWNKAEGAIRRAVQELGMDYFEGIGEAAFYGPKLDFIFSDALDREWQLGTVQVDYNLPERFDLEYVAEDGSRQRPVMIHRAPFGSLERLIGILIEEYAGDFPLWLAPVQIRLLPVGDLQLDFTKEVAAKMVGLGIRAEVDLSGDRLGKLIRNAEKDKIPVMAVVGAKEVEGNSLSIRTRASGELGVITVDEVVNKIQEAIANFSNF, translated from the coding sequence ATGTCGCCAAATCAAGAAAACCAACCAGCAGAGAAAATCTATTTACCTCGTACCAGCGAATCAGAAACATTAAAAAAAATTCGCCATACTGCTTCCCACGTCATGGCCATGGCGGTGCAGAAGCTGTTTCCCAAAGCGCAAGTTACCATTGGTCCCTGGATTGAAAACGGCTTTTATTATGACTTCGATAACCCCGAACCCTTCAGTGATAAGGATTTAAAATCCATCAAAAAAGAGATGATTAAGATCATCAACCGGAAACTTCCAGTGATTCGGGAAGAAGTCAGCCGGGAGGAAGCCACAAAGCGAATTGAAGCAATTCAAGAACCATATAAATTAGAAATTCTTGCAGATATCAAAGAAGAACCGATCACTATTTATCATTTAGGGGAAGAATGGTGGGATTTGTGCGCTGGTCCCCACGTGGAAAGTACCAAAGATATCAACCCCAAGGCACTAGAATTAGAAAGCGTAGCGGGTGCATATTGGCGGGGAGATGAAACTAAAGCACAGTTACAACGTATCTATGCTACCGCTTGGGAAACTCCCGAACAACTAGCAGAATATAAACGCCGCAAAGAAGAAGCATTAAGACGTGACCACCGTAAACTGGGTAAAGAGTTAGGATTATTCATTTTCGCTGATCCTGTGGGGCCTGGTCTACCACTGTGGACTCCCAAGGGAACTTTACTGAGAACGATTCTAGAAGACTTTCTCAAAAAAGAACAACTCAAACGGGGTTATTTACCTGTAGTTACTCCCCACATTGCCAGAGTTGACTTATTTAAAACATCGGGACACTGGCAGAAATACAAGGAAGATATGTTTCCTTTAATGGCTGAAGATGAGGAAGCAAAAGCTTTAGAACAGGGTTTTGTCCTCAAGCCAATGAACTGCCCTTTCCATATTCAAATATACAAGAGTGAATTACGTTCCTATCGGGAATTACCGATGCGGTTGGCAGAATTTGGTACAGTTTATCGCTATGAACAATCGGGAGAATTAGGAGGTTTAACGAGGGTACGTGGTTTTACTGTTGATGATTCCCATTTATTTGTTACACCCGAACAACTGGATCAGGAATTTCTGAATGTTGTAGATTTGATTTTAACGGTGTTTAGAAGTCTGCAACTCAAGAATTTTAAAGCTAGGTTGAGTTTCCGAGATCCAGCCAGTGATAAATATATTGGTAGTGATGAAGCGTGGAATAAAGCTGAGGGTGCGATTCGTCGCGCTGTACAAGAATTAGGAATGGATTATTTTGAAGGAATTGGGGAAGCGGCTTTTTATGGACCCAAGCTTGATTTTATCTTCAGTGATGCGTTAGATAGAGAATGGCAATTAGGAACAGTACAGGTTGATTATAATTTACCGGAACGTTTTGATTTAGAATATGTTGCTGAGGATGGTTCCCGTCAACGTCCGGTAATGATTCACCGCGCACCTTTTGGATCTTTAGAAAGATTGATCGGGATATTAATTGAAGAGTATGCGGGTGATTTTCCTTTGTGGTTAGCACCGGTACAAATTAGATTGTTACCTGTGGGTGATTTGCAATTGGACTTTACCAAAGAAGTAGCCGCGAAAATGGTAGGTTTAGGAATTAGGGCAGAAGTTGATTTAAGTGGCGATCGCCTGGGTAAATTAATTCGCAACGCGGAAAAGGATAAAATACCTGTAATGGCGGTGGTAGGTGCTAAAGAAGTAGAAGGTAATTCTTTGAGTATTCGTACTCGTGCATCTGGGGAATTGGGAGTAATAACTGTAGATGAAGTTGTGAATAAAATACAGGAAGCGATCGCTAACTTTAGCAACTTCTAG
- a CDS encoding DUF2605 domain-containing protein, which produces MGDSNSPSPELLQSVLDPLLDDFEYWFVRSRQLLENENISFMSDQEQLDLLSRVTQAQSELSASKMLFTATGKQVGIDMATLIPWHHLLGECWRVSMRHRQSKQK; this is translated from the coding sequence ATGGGAGATTCAAATTCACCAAGTCCCGAACTACTCCAATCTGTTTTAGATCCATTGCTGGACGACTTTGAATATTGGTTTGTGCGATCGCGTCAACTCTTGGAAAATGAGAACATCTCATTTATGAGTGATCAAGAACAACTTGATTTACTTAGCCGAGTTACTCAAGCTCAATCAGAATTAAGCGCATCCAAGATGCTGTTTACTGCTACTGGTAAACAGGTGGGTATTGATATGGCTACTCTTATCCCTTGGCATCATTTATTAGGTGAGTGCTGGCGTGTGAGTATGCGCCATCGTCAGTCTAAGCAAAAATGA
- a CDS encoding DUF2973 domain-containing protein — protein sequence MLHLLYILAFTVLAIMAVSNLIRNLIMFSFDRERPYPTNSSVGYYAGKRKSVPHPELLDHTGNLIKEPLLVMRSISVDDAREQLDALYESSPSQKIERSEEA from the coding sequence ATGCTACACTTACTCTACATTTTAGCCTTCACAGTTTTGGCAATTATGGCTGTGAGCAATTTAATCCGTAACCTGATTATGTTCAGTTTCGATAGGGAACGGCCTTATCCAACAAATTCCTCTGTTGGTTACTATGCAGGAAAGAGAAAATCTGTACCCCATCCAGAATTATTAGATCATACAGGTAATTTAATTAAAGAACCTTTATTGGTAATGCGTTCTATTAGTGTGGATGATGCAAGGGAACAATTAGATGCTTTGTATGAATCTTCTCCTAGTCAGAAAATTGAGCGTTCTGAAGAAGCTTAA
- a CDS encoding type II toxin-antitoxin system HicB family antitoxin: protein MILRYEITIYWSEEDQAFIAEVPDLPGCAADGETYQEALQNIEIIMQEWIETAQDLGRKIPEPTQRLMSA, encoded by the coding sequence ATGATTCTACGGTATGAAATAACTATTTATTGGAGTGAAGAAGACCAAGCATTTATCGCAGAAGTTCCAGATTTACCGGGATGCGCTGCTGATGGAGAAACTTATCAAGAAGCATTGCAAAATATAGAAATTATTATGCAGGAATGGATAGAAACTGCTCAAGATTTAGGTCGAAAAATTCCTGAACCTACACAGCGTTTAATGTCTGCTTAA
- a CDS encoding type II toxin-antitoxin system ParD family antitoxin translates to MNVSFPIPKELESYLEVQLQSGNYDTVADYFLMLLQQDKLRKDAQAKLASLLQEGLDSEAEPVTAEYWQNLRRSIFGTGQ, encoded by the coding sequence ATGAATGTGAGTTTTCCAATACCAAAAGAACTAGAGTCTTATCTTGAGGTTCAACTTCAATCTGGCAATTATGATACTGTAGCGGACTATTTTTTGATGTTGTTACAACAAGATAAACTGCGTAAGGATGCTCAAGCAAAATTAGCTAGTTTGTTGCAAGAAGGTTTGGACTCAGAAGCAGAACCTGTAACTGCTGAATATTGGCAGAATTTGCGCCGATCAATTTTTGGTACGGGGCAGTAG